One genomic window of Malaciobacter molluscorum LMG 25693 includes the following:
- a CDS encoding OmpA/MotB family protein: MTKKKCPECPKCLPGWLVQFGDLMSLLLTFFILLLSMAVMDKKKVEEYFDIMKKAMGFLDQSSDVREQTDEYSNNNSNNDSDDNMTAAEEGIEQASEQIQELVQSQNNNAADQTQVMQITKGKNEFVLDIPSTIMFKPAEYKINDAASKRFIAKIARVIRSIPRTFSIEVIGYTDNGAYKNNDIPRDDWDLSALRAIEVVKELIKNRIDPGQLKASAYASYHPKSEVASDNRRVEIRFFSENDQSNILNEENFFDRLE, encoded by the coding sequence ATGACAAAGAAAAAATGTCCAGAATGCCCTAAGTGTTTACCAGGTTGGCTTGTTCAATTTGGTGACCTTATGTCACTTTTATTAACTTTTTTTATTCTTTTATTATCTATGGCTGTTATGGATAAAAAAAAGGTTGAAGAATACTTTGATATTATGAAAAAAGCAATGGGATTTTTAGATCAAAGTTCTGATGTTAGAGAACAAACAGATGAGTATTCAAATAATAATAGCAATAATGACAGTGATGATAATATGACAGCTGCAGAAGAAGGGATTGAACAAGCAAGTGAACAGATTCAAGAATTAGTTCAAAGTCAAAATAATAATGCTGCGGATCAAACTCAAGTAATGCAAATTACAAAAGGTAAAAATGAATTTGTTTTAGATATTCCATCTACTATTATGTTTAAACCAGCAGAATATAAGATTAATGATGCTGCTTCTAAGAGATTTATTGCTAAAATAGCAAGAGTTATAAGATCAATTCCTAGAACTTTTTCTATAGAAGTTATAGGTTATACAGACAATGGTGCATATAAAAACAATGATATACCAAGAGATGATTGGGATTTATCAGCTTTACGTGCAATTGAAGTTGTTAAAGAGTTAATAAAAAATAGAATAGATCCAGGGCAATTGAAAGCATCTGCGTATGCTTCATATCATCCAAAGAGTGAAGTGGCTTCTGACAATAGAAGAGTTGAAATTAGATTTTTTTCTGAAAATGATCAATCTAATATTCTAAATGAAGAAAATTTTTTCGATAGGTTGGAATAA
- a CDS encoding motility protein A, with translation MDKSTLGGIVSAWALVCLAIVLGGAGFGAYIDVPSVIIVVGGTLSVTAGQFEISELKRMSPAIKVAFNEVKTEPLPELVEKVIFYATEVKKHGVMHIEQKVLEEQNPFLKEAFQLIVDGTKPEVLEPMLELKQEHIDKRHNVMISMFGNIGGTAGSMGMIGTLVGLVAMLANLSDPSAVGPAMAVALITTLYGALIGTLFAGVIENKLTRKHDIEMTACEVIISGASMIAAEESIGNIKMKLNSILVEIPE, from the coding sequence ATGGATAAAAGTACCTTAGGTGGAATAGTAAGTGCTTGGGCACTTGTTTGTCTTGCTATTGTATTAGGTGGTGCAGGTTTTGGAGCATATATTGATGTTCCCTCTGTTATTATCGTTGTGGGTGGAACATTATCTGTAACTGCAGGTCAGTTTGAAATATCTGAATTAAAAAGAATGTCACCAGCTATAAAAGTTGCTTTTAATGAAGTAAAAACTGAACCTTTACCTGAGCTTGTTGAAAAAGTTATTTTTTATGCAACAGAGGTTAAAAAGCATGGAGTGATGCATATTGAACAAAAAGTTCTTGAAGAACAAAATCCATTTTTAAAAGAAGCATTTCAATTAATTGTAGATGGTACAAAACCAGAAGTTTTAGAACCAATGTTAGAGCTAAAACAAGAACATATTGATAAAAGACATAATGTTATGATTAGTATGTTTGGTAATATTGGTGGTACTGCTGGTTCAATGGGAATGATTGGTACTCTTGTAGGATTAGTAGCCATGCTTGCAAATCTTTCTGACCCTTCAGCTGTTGGTCCAGCTATGGCTGTTGCATTAATTACTACACTTTATGGTGCACTTATTGGTACATTATTTGCAGGAGTTATTGAAAATAAATTAACAAGAAAACATGATATTGAAATGACAGCATGTGAAGTTATTATTTCTGGTGCTTCAATGATTGCAGCAGAAGAATCAATTGGTAATATAAAAATGAAACTAAATTCAATTTTAGTGGAAATTCCAGAGTAA
- a CDS encoding FliM/FliN family flagellar motor switch protein, giving the protein MASDLSNILKEELSNTLEQLLSKNASIDNVNLLSEDSIERTQCIEVDVKFDFAAGTSNWSFFIPTISATKFEYFMLGGMGDLKEHIDDEIADAVNEIISNICGSISTSTNAQNFPDIGSLKFEILNSSIVESSVIISKKNSYEFELTMDSERLPVIISFDEVILPYMNSITGANENSNGEVQLAPAQNAPVQKQQSNPKGDELSISSLLSENSAYNLQLLFNIKLKLSVRLGTKHFLLKDILRWDIGEIIELDQMVNEPLEILVNGVKIGEGEAVIVEGKFGLKVKSIGNESLRLNQLGLE; this is encoded by the coding sequence TTGGCATCAGATTTATCAAATATATTAAAAGAAGAGTTATCAAATACTTTAGAACAACTATTATCAAAAAATGCATCTATTGATAATGTAAATTTATTATCAGAAGACTCAATTGAACGAACTCAATGTATTGAAGTTGATGTAAAGTTTGACTTTGCTGCTGGTACTTCAAATTGGTCTTTTTTTATTCCTACTATATCTGCTACAAAATTTGAATATTTTATGTTAGGTGGTATGGGAGATTTAAAAGAGCATATTGATGATGAAATTGCAGATGCAGTAAATGAAATAATATCAAATATTTGTGGAAGTATTTCTACATCAACAAATGCTCAAAATTTCCCTGATATTGGTTCTTTAAAGTTTGAGATTTTAAATTCTTCTATAGTTGAATCGAGTGTTATTATATCAAAGAAAAATTCTTATGAATTTGAATTAACAATGGATTCTGAAAGATTACCTGTAATAATTAGTTTTGATGAAGTTATATTGCCTTACATGAACTCTATTACTGGAGCTAACGAAAACTCTAATGGTGAAGTACAATTAGCTCCAGCTCAAAATGCTCCTGTTCAAAAACAACAATCTAATCCAAAGGGTGATGAATTAAGTATTAGTTCACTTCTTTCAGAAAACTCAGCATATAATCTACAGCTTTTATTTAATATAAAATTAAAACTTAGTGTAAGATTAGGTACAAAACATTTTCTTTTGAAAGATATTTTAAGATGGGATATTGGTGAAATTATTGAGCTTGACCAAATGGTAAATGAACCTTTAGAAATTTTAGTAAATGGCGTTAAAATTGGTGAAGGTGAAGCTGTAATAGTTGAAGGAAAATTTGGATTAAAAGTTAAAAGTATTGGAAATGAGTCATTAAGACTTAACCAGTTAGGATTAGAGTAA
- a CDS encoding flagellin codes for MELGRVAEIDNAKLNHTEKVKKVSEVDNKEKIVADDKYKNASSPNSGEKKEVILDNVKFGYNRSSKDFFVKIIKGDAEYKYPTEDMMRIKAQLLKEIEKQIQES; via the coding sequence ATGGAACTAGGAAGAGTTGCAGAAATTGATAATGCAAAGTTAAATCATACAGAAAAAGTAAAAAAAGTATCAGAAGTAGATAATAAGGAAAAAATTGTTGCTGATGATAAATATAAAAATGCTTCTAGTCCTAATAGTGGTGAAAAAAAAGAAGTTATTTTAGATAATGTTAAGTTTGGATATAACAGGAGTTCTAAAGATTTCTTTGTAAAAATTATAAAAGGTGATGCTGAGTATAAATATCCAACAGAGGATATGATGAGAATAAAAGCTCAATTACTTAAAGAAATAGAAAAACAAATACAAGAATCTTAA
- a CDS encoding tetratricopeptide repeat protein: MKKKLFNFFFIFFYCTVSYAQKEQIESQPEIIFNYDKIKEKQNSFSLQFDFNKAVLMMEKKEYKKAIELFKQTATAIKIPSFLNIAIAYYKLGEIDNAKLYLNNIYNYKKAIYKNTYSYMSACYYLYQISKDTRYLDIIIDIAKKHKNLTEHSKRMLADTLILLKDYPNALKVLNSMKFPLNLKKALLHLKLRNYDEANKFLLLAKEKAVNQELLNKIIWIMTYRDLKANDLEKLRDNIDLLNKRKSNFKVNLELPLKIYFNKDKYSSKEYLDFITNFSMKRKIDYIFYFAPFIFSDRQEIIYDMSKGFIFKSKQNIKSLESMVEYNAKFIEIIKKDPIIRVDSLKKLITNDTKSYVYYNLALSYAQIFDFNNAYKFFRKAYKLNPGNKLYAVMTLISAQRVNKKVSDIEYIKSNIKSANGLYKYFALSLYNLFIDKTYKVKDKTIYYKDSIFYKAIDYMKEKQENKDTSHHDLLEENIRDPFVYLMSLVKREKNENDFEYFSRLQRSVPLYLNDNFLEGPLIVTEYYFDVLRAIGLFDKANLIIENDNNPSYLRTKAVVQLYKGDSNQTLKILDEIQSKYKLEDKYTMYLQVAALLDQNKYNEASVQLSLIKALLDDDDADFLTGVQLLEDLKFSSVKQYFRAKYIDNKIDFKLDGLDEFLESL, translated from the coding sequence TTGAAAAAAAAATTGTTTAATTTTTTCTTTATATTTTTTTATTGTACAGTCTCTTACGCTCAAAAAGAACAAATAGAATCACAACCAGAGATAATATTTAATTATGATAAAATAAAAGAGAAACAAAATAGTTTTTCTTTACAGTTTGATTTTAACAAAGCTGTACTTATGATGGAAAAAAAAGAGTATAAAAAAGCAATTGAACTTTTTAAACAAACAGCAACTGCCATTAAAATACCATCTTTTTTAAATATTGCAATTGCCTATTATAAACTAGGTGAAATTGATAATGCAAAGTTATATTTAAATAATATATATAATTATAAAAAAGCAATTTATAAAAATACATATTCATATATGTCAGCTTGTTATTATTTATATCAAATATCAAAAGATACAAGATATTTAGATATTATTATAGATATTGCAAAAAAACATAAAAACTTAACTGAACACTCAAAAAGAATGCTAGCTGATACTTTGATTTTATTAAAAGATTATCCTAATGCATTAAAAGTTTTAAATAGTATGAAATTTCCTTTAAATTTAAAAAAGGCATTATTGCATTTAAAATTAAGAAATTATGATGAAGCTAATAAGTTTTTACTTTTAGCAAAAGAAAAAGCTGTTAATCAAGAATTATTAAATAAAATTATTTGGATAATGACATATAGAGATTTAAAAGCAAATGATTTGGAAAAATTAAGAGATAATATTGATCTTTTAAATAAAAGAAAATCAAACTTTAAAGTAAATCTAGAATTACCTTTGAAAATATATTTTAATAAAGATAAATATAGTTCAAAAGAGTATCTAGATTTTATAACAAATTTTTCAATGAAAAGAAAGATAGACTATATTTTTTATTTTGCGCCATTTATTTTTTCTGATAGGCAAGAAATTATTTATGATATGTCAAAAGGTTTTATTTTTAAAAGTAAACAAAATATTAAAAGCTTAGAAAGTATGGTTGAATATAATGCAAAGTTTATAGAAATAATAAAAAAAGATCCTATTATTAGAGTGGATAGTTTAAAAAAATTGATAACAAATGACACAAAATCTTATGTTTATTATAATTTAGCTCTTTCCTATGCACAAATTTTTGATTTTAATAATGCATATAAATTTTTTAGAAAAGCTTATAAGTTAAATCCTGGAAATAAACTTTATGCTGTAATGACTTTGATTAGTGCACAAAGAGTTAATAAAAAAGTTTCTGATATTGAATATATAAAATCAAATATTAAATCTGCTAATGGATTATATAAATATTTTGCATTATCTTTATATAATTTATTTATCGATAAAACATATAAAGTAAAAGATAAAACTATATATTATAAAGATAGTATATTTTATAAAGCAATAGATTATATGAAAGAAAAACAGGAGAATAAAGATACTTCTCATCATGATTTATTGGAAGAAAATATAAGAGATCCCTTTGTTTATTTAATGTCTTTGGTAAAAAGAGAAAAAAATGAAAATGATTTTGAATATTTTTCAAGATTACAAAGAAGTGTTCCTTTATATCTAAATGATAATTTTTTAGAAGGGCCACTAATTGTCACAGAGTATTATTTTGATGTTTTAAGAGCAATTGGACTCTTTGATAAAGCAAATTTAATTATTGAAAATGATAATAATCCATCTTATTTAAGAACAAAAGCAGTTGTTCAATTGTACAAAGGTGATTCTAATCAAACACTAAAAATATTAGATGAAATACAAAGTAAGTATAAATTAGAAGATAAATATACAATGTATTTACAAGTAGCAGCACTTCTTGATCAAAATAAATATAATGAAGCTTCAGTTCAATTGTCCTTAATTAAGGCTTTATTAGATGATGATGATGCAGATTTCTTAACTGGTGTTCAACTTTTAGAAGATCTGAAATTTTCAAGTGTAAAACAATATTTTAGAGCAAAATATATTGATAATAAAATAGATTTTAAATTAGACGGATTAGATGAATTCTTAGAATCTTTATAA
- a CDS encoding flagellar hook-basal body complex protein, giving the protein MIGALWTGISGLSSQQTALDNESNNIANVNTIGYKASRISFADQMYQDRIGKGSKILDAEKLYVQGNLKLTGVNYDLALSGDGFFTVKNTSQGGSAESYYTRAGNFRMGDNGTLQDAAGNEVQGWAMSVIDTSADVISTNPNATMFTKDYSELLGTRIIRHDTYVETITAKATDYQKTVAADASDVFSGTGLKTKAAKLNDIEALKKEYIQKLQDLKNNPDGPSATSVAQRSQISFEGKTIKGENDQLSVSINGTTVSQLFVSTTANAAFKATVDTGRTSTTGTNTINITSAGEDTYIATINGTEVRYTASATDSQTDIAVGLVNAINADTTLAGAGITASNAGGTITLAGPTTSLTAGSYDPDIAADFNLAASKVATYKALADKISATVPGLVAYNIIDKDGDAQFEDSDVFESTTTNLEVLKGMIEIKSLIPGKDFVINSAQETSNSVVVSGEINETLSQTEALAGSGVGAVQSVQEALARALTGTQRNVYTPNDLDFSQNYTLGFSIYDKELKRNIEIPDTLNGVPPINIPGGDLDSAVDTLNQNPDFAKYLVAENVNGNLVISTKDSLYDAKFSTTITDASGGPNNGKVIDKNADYSGRKGAGAEFLQVTNKIEQTSTQDSLQLKLDALGLSDSAFGEIFIDNTGLITMRQDGVDFAIGQVSIALFNNNRGLLPSGDNLLAKTTESGDPIYNVNNEKTAKIESKTLELSTADLSESLVNLMVFQRAFEANAKSITTSDELLNTLINLKR; this is encoded by the coding sequence ATGATTGGAGCACTTTGGACTGGTATTTCAGGGTTATCATCGCAACAAACAGCATTAGATAATGAATCTAATAATATAGCTAATGTAAATACAATTGGGTATAAAGCATCAAGGATCTCATTTGCTGATCAAATGTATCAAGATAGAATTGGTAAAGGTTCTAAAATCTTAGATGCAGAAAAATTGTATGTGCAAGGTAACTTAAAACTAACTGGTGTTAATTATGACCTTGCTCTTAGTGGAGATGGTTTTTTTACTGTAAAGAATACTTCACAAGGAGGTAGTGCCGAATCTTATTATACTAGAGCTGGTAACTTTAGAATGGGAGATAATGGTACATTACAAGATGCTGCAGGAAATGAAGTTCAGGGATGGGCAATGAGTGTCATTGACACAAGTGCAGATGTAATATCAACTAATCCAAATGCAACTATGTTTACTAAAGATTATTCTGAACTTTTGGGTACTAGAATTATTAGACATGATACTTATGTTGAAACAATTACTGCAAAAGCAACTGATTATCAAAAAACTGTAGCAGCTGATGCTTCAGATGTATTTAGTGGTACGGGATTAAAAACTAAAGCTGCAAAATTAAATGATATAGAAGCATTAAAAAAAGAATATATACAAAAACTTCAAGATTTAAAAAATAATCCAGATGGTCCATCTGCTACCTCTGTTGCTCAAAGAAGTCAAATATCATTTGAAGGTAAAACAATTAAAGGTGAGAATGATCAACTTTCAGTTTCAATTAATGGAACAACTGTATCTCAACTTTTTGTAAGTACTACTGCAAATGCGGCATTTAAAGCAACTGTAGATACAGGAAGAACTTCTACTACTGGTACAAATACTATTAATATTACTTCAGCAGGTGAAGATACATATATTGCAACTATTAATGGAACTGAAGTTAGATACACTGCAAGTGCAACTGATTCTCAAACTGATATTGCTGTAGGATTAGTTAATGCAATTAATGCAGATACTACTCTTGCAGGAGCAGGTATAACAGCATCAAATGCTGGTGGTACTATAACTTTAGCTGGTCCTACAACTTCGTTAACAGCAGGTTCTTATGATCCAGATATAGCAGCTGATTTTAATCTTGCAGCAAGTAAAGTTGCAACATATAAAGCATTAGCTGATAAAATATCTGCAACTGTACCAGGATTAGTTGCATATAATATTATTGATAAAGATGGTGATGCACAATTTGAAGATTCGGATGTATTTGAATCTACTACAACAAATTTAGAAGTTCTAAAGGGAATGATAGAAATTAAATCATTAATTCCTGGAAAAGACTTTGTTATTAATTCTGCACAAGAAACAAGTAATAGTGTAGTTGTAAGTGGTGAAATTAATGAAACATTAAGTCAAACGGAAGCATTAGCTGGTTCTGGAGTTGGTGCAGTTCAAAGTGTTCAAGAAGCATTAGCAAGAGCATTAACTGGAACTCAAAGAAATGTTTATACTCCAAATGATTTAGATTTTTCTCAAAATTATACTTTAGGTTTTTCTATTTATGATAAAGAACTAAAAAGAAATATTGAAATTCCAGATACATTAAATGGGGTACCTCCAATAAATATACCAGGGGGTGATTTAGATTCAGCTGTAGATACATTAAATCAAAATCCAGATTTTGCAAAATATTTAGTTGCTGAAAATGTAAATGGTAATTTAGTTATCTCTACTAAAGATTCACTTTATGATGCAAAATTTAGTACAACAATTACTGATGCATCTGGTGGACCAAATAATGGAAAAGTAATTGATAAAAATGCAGATTATAGTGGTAGAAAAGGTGCGGGAGCAGAATTTTTACAAGTTACTAATAAAATTGAACAAACATCAACACAAGATTCATTACAATTAAAACTTGATGCTTTAGGGTTAAGTGATTCTGCATTTGGTGAAATCTTTATTGATAATACTGGTCTTATTACAATGAGACAAGATGGTGTTGATTTTGCAATTGGTCAAGTTTCAATTGCTTTATTTAATAATAATAGAGGATTATTACCTTCAGGAGATAACTTACTTGCAAAAACAACTGAATCTGGTGATCCAATTTATAATGTAAATAATGAAAAAACTGCTAAAATTGAATCAAAAACTTTAGAACTAAGTACTGCAGATTTAAGTGAAAGTTTAGTTAATCTAATGGTATTTCAAAGGGCATTTGAAGCAAATGCTAAATCAATTACTACATCTGATGAGTTATTAAATACACTAATTAACTTAAAAAGATAG
- a CDS encoding flagellar hook-basal body complex protein: MISGMWNGISGINSFEKALGVGSNNIANVNTIGHKSDRASFADLMYQNGYGKGTHVQSVEKDFSQGNLKLTGNSYDVAINGKGFFLVEDPKTNNIYYTRAGNFRMGADGTLQSANGMRVHGIQSQGSTVIGTDPADTKFDKNYINFLGTGTITRNNSIQTINARSTDFTKTATDSGVSGQGYKTATSKINDIQALIANYKRSLELYSSTPDAPSTESKAAVSQIEYGSFQNELKDENDVIKVTINNVTVKQKFDTDIQTTMNKFADKISEIQGISATVNNSGVVTIKSLVPGKEMKVTDAAVNNDAPSITTVTEASLGTGQGLVRSAREALKNAIEAAGGKFIEITTNLDLSNENSLTTDELQMKLDNLNLSDNASGEIEIIDGKIYAKDGDNRFIIGSISTAFFNDELGLRPEGDNLYSKTKESGDPQDASRYNTLAEKTLELSNSTLGEELTNLMVFQRGFEANSKAITTSDEFLRTAIELKK, from the coding sequence ATGATTAGTGGAATGTGGAATGGAATATCTGGAATAAACTCTTTTGAGAAAGCATTAGGTGTAGGATCAAATAATATTGCGAATGTTAATACTATTGGACATAAATCAGATAGAGCTTCTTTTGCAGACTTAATGTATCAAAATGGATATGGAAAAGGTACTCATGTTCAAAGTGTAGAAAAAGATTTTTCTCAAGGAAATCTTAAATTAACTGGAAATTCTTATGATGTAGCAATTAATGGAAAAGGTTTTTTCTTAGTAGAAGATCCAAAAACTAATAATATTTATTATACAAGAGCTGGAAATTTTAGAATGGGAGCAGATGGAACATTACAGAGTGCTAATGGAATGAGAGTTCATGGTATTCAAAGTCAAGGTTCAACTGTTATAGGTACTGATCCTGCAGATACAAAATTTGATAAAAACTATATTAATTTTTTAGGAACGGGTACAATTACTAGAAATAATTCAATTCAAACAATAAATGCAAGAAGTACAGATTTTACTAAAACTGCAACTGATAGTGGTGTTTCAGGTCAAGGATATAAAACTGCTACCTCAAAAATTAATGATATTCAAGCTTTAATTGCTAATTATAAAAGAAGTTTGGAACTTTATAGCTCTACTCCAGATGCACCTTCAACAGAATCAAAAGCTGCTGTATCTCAAATTGAATATGGTTCATTTCAAAATGAATTAAAAGATGAAAATGATGTTATAAAAGTGACTATTAATAATGTAACTGTTAAACAAAAATTTGATACAGATATTCAAACAACAATGAATAAATTTGCAGATAAAATTTCTGAAATACAAGGTATAAGTGCCACTGTTAATAATTCAGGAGTTGTTACTATAAAATCATTAGTTCCTGGTAAAGAAATGAAAGTAACAGATGCTGCAGTTAATAATGATGCACCTTCAATTACAACTGTAACTGAAGCATCTTTAGGTACTGGTCAAGGTTTAGTGAGAAGTGCAAGAGAAGCTTTAAAAAATGCAATTGAAGCAGCAGGTGGAAAGTTTATAGAAATAACAACAAATTTAGATTTATCAAATGAAAATAGTTTAACAACTGATGAATTACAAATGAAACTTGATAATTTAAATTTATCAGATAATGCATCTGGTGAAATTGAAATTATTGATGGAAAAATTTATGCAAAAGATGGTGATAATAGATTTATTATTGGAAGTATATCAACTGCATTTTTTAATGATGAATTAGGATTAAGACCAGAAGGAGATAATCTTTATTCTAAAACAAAAGAGTCTGGTGATCCTCAAGATGCAAGTAGATATAATACTCTTGCAGAAAAAACTTTAGAATTGAGTAATTCAACCTTAGGTGAAGAATTAACTAATTTGATGGTATTTCAAAGAGGATTTGAAGCAAATTCAAAAGCAATTACAACTTCGGATGAATTTTTAAGAACAGCAATAGAGTTAAAAAAATAA
- a CDS encoding flagellar hook capping FlgD N-terminal domain-containing protein gives MPLGSSQTKGGMYTGSYTADQDTMTFDQGKYNRIKKRDANGYTTSNVDVTTKTDAFGNAYTSAVSAKQMDTSDFLLLMLQELKLQDPTKPMDSQNMMNTQMQMSTMQTNMTLAKSMEKLVASYSQSSLSNATSLIGRNVETYDVDDRGITKAYTVTSVETIDGEIVLKGRQILYMQDIIKDKDDKVLAYDENGYIYGEDGKKTGQKIVLKDKGQVALDKDGKPVILDENNEEVKDHTYEYTGQAARVYSDELTTIPMSNVGKIFS, from the coding sequence ATGCCATTAGGAAGTAGTCAAACAAAAGGTGGAATGTACACAGGTTCATATACAGCAGATCAAGATACTATGACTTTTGATCAAGGTAAGTATAATAGAATAAAAAAAAGAGATGCAAATGGATATACAACATCAAATGTAGATGTTACAACAAAAACTGATGCATTTGGAAATGCATATACATCAGCAGTTAGTGCTAAGCAAATGGATACAAGTGATTTTTTATTGTTAATGTTACAAGAATTAAAACTTCAAGATCCTACTAAACCTATGGATTCTCAAAATATGATGAATACACAAATGCAAATGTCAACTATGCAAACTAATATGACTTTAGCAAAATCAATGGAAAAACTAGTTGCGTCATATAGTCAATCTTCTTTATCTAATGCAACTTCATTAATTGGTAGAAATGTTGAAACATATGATGTTGATGATAGAGGTATAACTAAAGCATATACTGTTACTTCTGTTGAAACTATAGATGGAGAAATTGTATTAAAAGGTAGACAAATTTTATATATGCAAGATATTATCAAAGATAAAGATGATAAGGTTTTAGCTTATGATGAAAATGGATATATTTATGGTGAAGATGGTAAAAAAACAGGACAAAAAATTGTTCTTAAAGATAAAGGACAAGTAGCTCTTGATAAAGATGGAAAACCTGTGATTTTAGATGAAAATAATGAAGAAGTAAAAGATCATACATATGAATATACTGGGCAGGCTGCAAGAGTATATTCTGATGAGTTAACTACAATTCCAATGAGTAATGTAGGTAAAATATTTTCTTAA
- a CDS encoding FliM/FliN family flagellar motor switch protein: MVEISERDYDLLVDTEIVVDVILGNASITIKEFLDLTEGDILSLDKLAGTGGDIYVNSRIIGTGDIIVIDEKLAVRVQDAMDSDNVVRYFFEENLL; the protein is encoded by the coding sequence ATGGTAGAAATCAGTGAGCGAGACTATGATTTATTAGTAGATACTGAAATTGTTGTTGATGTAATTTTAGGAAATGCTAGTATTACAATAAAAGAGTTTTTAGACTTAACAGAAGGTGATATCTTGTCTTTGGATAAGTTAGCTGGGACTGGTGGGGATATTTATGTTAACTCAAGAATCATAGGAACAGGAGATATTATTGTTATTGATGAAAAACTTGCAGTAAGAGTTCAAGATGCAATGGATTCAGATAATGTAGTTAGATATTTCTTTGAAGAAAACTTATTATAA
- a CDS encoding FliH/SctL family protein, whose product MANSNVYSTAKVISSNDEVQDYKLGTFLHKKLETATQNEQMQNVATLSDREIPLSVDPLVEEMKKISGQISTLSQKVDVLEQGGVASRDIDRQVVEAIKDLKHYATFFEQATFQMETKLLKTAVSIAQKIISIEVGENSSKIAKETISHLLSKIKTASRVKIHLNPRDYEILRHELNLESFIELQQDINVAPGGVVIASDLGNFDGNIEAKVASMLETLDTVI is encoded by the coding sequence ATGGCAAATAGTAATGTATATTCAACAGCAAAAGTTATAAGTTCTAATGATGAAGTACAAGATTATAAATTAGGTACTTTTTTACATAAAAAACTAGAAACTGCAACACAAAATGAGCAAATGCAAAATGTTGCTACATTAAGTGACAGAGAGATTCCCTTATCTGTTGATCCTTTAGTTGAGGAGATGAAAAAAATTTCAGGTCAAATTTCTACACTTTCTCAAAAGGTAGATGTTTTAGAACAAGGTGGAGTTGCTTCTAGAGATATTGATAGACAAGTTGTAGAAGCCATTAAAGATTTAAAACATTATGCAACTTTTTTTGAACAAGCAACTTTTCAAATGGAAACAAAACTACTTAAAACTGCAGTCTCAATTGCTCAAAAAATTATCTCTATTGAAGTGGGAGAGAATTCTTCAAAAATAGCAAAAGAGACAATTTCACATCTTTTATCAAAAATAAAAACTGCTTCAAGAGTAAAAATACATCTAAATCCAAGAGATTACGAAATATTAAGACATGAATTAAATTTAGAATCTTTTATTGAACTTCAACAAGATATAAATGTTGCTCCAGGTGGAGTAGTAATTGCTAGTGATTTAGGAAACTTTGATGGGAATATAGAAGCAAAAGTTGCTTCAATGCTTGAAACATTAGATACAGTTATTTGA